From Flavobacterium sp. 102, a single genomic window includes:
- the yihA gene encoding ribosome biogenesis GTP-binding protein YihA/YsxC: protein MKITSAEFIISNSDVSKCPKEPLPEYAFIGRSNVGKSSLINMLTNHKNLAKTSGKPGKTQLINHFKINLNWFLVDLPGYGYARVSKKTKEVFQEFITDYFEKREQLVCAFVLIDIRLEAQKIDLEFITYLGEIEIPFCIIFTKADKISRGKIDSHIAAYRKALLANNWEEMPQHFVTSATETTGRDAVLGFIDSVNEEMFKSGDL, encoded by the coding sequence ATGAAAATTACCAGTGCCGAATTTATCATCAGTAATTCTGACGTGAGCAAATGTCCGAAAGAACCTTTGCCGGAATACGCTTTTATTGGTCGTTCCAATGTGGGAAAATCGTCTTTGATTAACATGTTGACCAACCATAAAAATTTGGCTAAAACCTCCGGAAAACCGGGAAAAACTCAGTTAATCAATCACTTTAAAATCAATTTGAATTGGTTCTTAGTCGATTTACCGGGTTATGGATATGCTCGAGTTTCCAAAAAAACCAAAGAAGTTTTTCAAGAGTTTATCACCGATTATTTTGAAAAAAGAGAACAATTGGTTTGCGCGTTTGTTTTAATCGACATCCGATTGGAAGCACAGAAAATTGATTTGGAATTCATTACCTATTTAGGTGAAATTGAAATACCGTTTTGCATCATTTTTACCAAAGCCGATAAAATCAGTAGAGGCAAAATTGATTCTCACATTGCTGCGTATAGAAAAGCACTTTTGGCCAATAACTGGGAAGAAATGCCGCAACACTTTGTAACCTCAGCAACTGAAACCACTGGTAGAGATGCTGTTTTGGGCTTTATTGACAGTGTAAATGAAGAAATGTTTAAAAGTGGGGATTTATAA
- a CDS encoding FtsL-like putative cell division protein, which produces MKKGVYSILKARFLVNEDATKNWRFILFLILLAILMIANEHRYDQKIFRIAELTNEVKELRSEFVDNRSELMKLKMESTVSEKMKERNIFPSSVPPQKIKIKKPVEKTFFQKLWQ; this is translated from the coding sequence ATGAAAAAAGGAGTTTACAGCATATTAAAAGCCCGATTTCTAGTCAATGAAGACGCTACCAAAAACTGGCGATTCATACTGTTTTTGATTCTGTTAGCGATTTTGATGATTGCTAACGAACACAGGTACGATCAAAAGATTTTTAGAATTGCCGAGTTAACCAATGAAGTGAAAGAATTGCGCTCAGAGTTTGTTGACAACCGCTCCGAATTAATGAAATTAAAAATGGAATCGACCGTTTCCGAGAAAATGAAAGAAAGAAATATTTTCCCTTCATCGGTTCCGCCACAAAAAATAAAAATTAAAAAACCGGTAGAAAAAACTTTCTTCCAAAAATTATGGCAGTAG
- the gldC gene encoding gliding motility protein GldC produces MSNTIKSEIKFNVELDENRVPEKLTWTAQDGGVDEEEAKAMMLSIWDSKAQETLRIDLWTKDMPVDEMKLFFHQTLVAMADTFQRATADEKMADTMKDFCDYFAEKLELKK; encoded by the coding sequence ATGAGTAATACCATAAAATCCGAAATAAAATTCAATGTCGAATTAGATGAAAACCGCGTACCCGAAAAACTAACATGGACAGCCCAAGATGGCGGCGTTGATGAAGAAGAGGCGAAAGCGATGATGCTTTCCATTTGGGACAGCAAAGCGCAAGAAACACTTCGCATTGATTTGTGGACCAAAGACATGCCGGTAGACGAAATGAAATTGTTTTTTCACCAAACCTTAGTGGCCATGGCGGATACTTTTCAACGTGCAACTGCCGATGAAAAAATGGCGGATACGATGAAAGATTTCTGTGATTATTTTGCGGAGAAATTGGAGTTGAAGAAATAA
- the gldB gene encoding gliding motility lipoprotein GldB produces MKKYFAIITLVFLLVSCDKKSKVEKAVEEIPVALKVNRFDQAFFEASPKDLPNLKAEYPFFFPEGFDDKVWIEKMQNKDWKDLYAEVQKKYPDFGKQTSEIEDLFKHLKYYFPETVLPRVYTVIGEMDYNSKAIYANDKLIIALELYLGKDVKFYTFPEYLRQNFEERQMMPDIVTSYAMRKIPPPTDKTLLSEMIYYGKELYLKDLVLPNHTDAEKIGYLPEKITWCQENESYIWRFFIEEDLLFSSDSRLANRFINLAPFSKFFLEIDNESPGRVGQWIGWQIVRSFMENNEVSLQDMLKMDAKELFEKSKYKPKKNE; encoded by the coding sequence ATGAAAAAGTATTTTGCAATAATAACGTTGGTTTTTCTGCTGGTTTCTTGTGATAAGAAATCTAAAGTAGAAAAAGCAGTTGAAGAAATTCCGGTGGCTTTAAAAGTCAATCGATTTGATCAAGCTTTCTTTGAAGCTTCTCCAAAAGACCTGCCTAATTTAAAAGCCGAATACCCATTTTTCTTTCCGGAAGGATTTGATGATAAGGTTTGGATTGAAAAAATGCAAAACAAAGATTGGAAAGATCTGTATGCGGAAGTGCAAAAAAAATACCCGGATTTCGGCAAACAAACATCCGAAATTGAAGATTTGTTCAAACACCTCAAATACTATTTTCCGGAAACTGTTTTGCCTAGAGTCTACACTGTAATTGGTGAAATGGATTATAACAGTAAAGCGATTTATGCCAATGATAAATTGATAATTGCTTTGGAATTGTATCTCGGGAAAGATGTTAAATTTTATACTTTTCCGGAATATTTGAGACAGAATTTTGAAGAGCGACAAATGATGCCGGATATCGTAACAAGTTACGCCATGAGAAAAATTCCGCCACCTACTGACAAAACATTATTGTCTGAAATGATTTATTATGGTAAAGAATTATATTTAAAAGATTTAGTACTTCCCAATCATACAGATGCTGAAAAAATTGGTTACTTGCCTGAGAAAATCACTTGGTGTCAGGAAAACGAAAGTTACATTTGGCGCTTTTTTATAGAAGAAGATTTGCTTTTCAGTTCTGATTCACGATTGGCAAATCGCTTTATTAATTTGGCACCGTTTTCTAAATTCTTTCTTGAAATTGATAACGAATCTCCCGGCAGAGTTGGGCAATGGATTGGTTGGCAAATTGTTCGTTCTTTCATGGAAAATAACGAAGTAAGTTTGCAAGACATGCTGAAAATGGACGCTAAAGAATTATTTGAAAAATCAAAATACAAACCTAAAAAGAATGAGTAA
- a CDS encoding penicillin-binding protein: protein MAVEDKHISYRIYLVAFCLFLMAFAIAFKLTKIQWVEGDYYRKLAKERTVKNFVIPANKGNIYSADGSLLATSIPNYNIRFDAIAPKVEDFKENVKPLADSLAKMLGKPSSFYHSQLTMARNNKNRYLLIARDLSYTQYIKIKSFPLFNLGANKGGMITEQETVREHPIGKIAERTIGYERITPDGKPDGKGIEWSFRKYLNGKDGKVLKQKIAKGQWKPIRDVNEVDPQDGYDVISTIDVYIQDIAHHALLKQLQEFKAEHGCVIVMETKTGKIRAISNLGKLKESDSTYFETTNYAIAESHEPGSTFKLVDMIALLDDGKVDTSKVYDSRGGIVEYRGKKVRDSHEGGYGKISLGRGFEVSSNTVLVQAVYENYKNNPKEFVDRIDRMGLNKPLGLPFQGEGKPYIPQPGDKHWSAISLPWMAFGYGVSVTPLQTLTLYNAVANNGEMVKPQFVSEIKEWNKVIKKYNKEVINPKICSDETVKKLKAVLENVVKRGTGSKLYSKDFSMAGKTGTAQANYGKNSGNDKHYISSFVGFFPAENPKYSCIVVVHKPNTSGNNYYGADVAGPVFKRVAQKIFTDAPSTNEVKNLNQKIAKQEKAYKVYEDKSNIDGKTIPNVKGMSGMDAVALLENMKVKVKVIGFGKVKRQSIQPGSALSKNQIIILELS from the coding sequence ATGGCAGTAGAAGATAAACATATCTCTTACCGAATTTACTTAGTTGCTTTCTGTCTTTTTCTGATGGCTTTCGCAATTGCTTTCAAACTCACCAAAATTCAGTGGGTTGAAGGTGACTATTATAGAAAATTAGCCAAAGAAAGAACAGTGAAGAACTTCGTGATTCCAGCGAATAAAGGGAATATTTATTCCGCTGACGGAAGTTTGCTCGCTACTTCTATTCCGAATTATAATATCAGATTTGATGCAATCGCACCAAAAGTTGAAGATTTTAAAGAAAATGTAAAGCCATTGGCAGATTCATTGGCTAAAATGTTAGGTAAGCCCAGCAGTTTTTACCATTCTCAATTGACTATGGCCAGAAACAACAAAAATCGATATTTACTGATTGCGCGCGATTTAAGTTATACACAATACATAAAAATTAAGAGTTTTCCCTTATTCAATTTAGGAGCTAATAAAGGCGGAATGATTACCGAACAAGAAACGGTTCGCGAACATCCTATAGGGAAAATTGCGGAAAGAACCATTGGTTACGAAAGAATCACTCCTGATGGAAAACCGGACGGAAAAGGAATTGAATGGTCTTTTAGAAAATATTTAAATGGAAAAGACGGCAAAGTTTTAAAGCAAAAAATTGCCAAAGGACAATGGAAGCCTATTCGTGATGTAAATGAAGTTGATCCGCAAGATGGTTATGATGTGATTTCTACGATTGATGTTTATATACAAGACATTGCGCATCATGCTTTGTTAAAGCAATTACAAGAATTCAAGGCAGAACACGGTTGCGTAATTGTGATGGAAACCAAAACGGGTAAAATCCGAGCGATTTCCAATTTGGGAAAACTAAAAGAAAGCGATTCAACTTATTTTGAAACCACCAATTACGCCATAGCGGAATCACACGAACCGGGTTCGACCTTCAAATTGGTTGATATGATAGCCTTGTTAGATGACGGTAAAGTGGATACGAGTAAAGTGTACGATAGCCGCGGCGGTATTGTGGAATATAGAGGGAAAAAAGTACGCGATTCACACGAAGGCGGTTATGGAAAAATTTCTTTAGGAAGAGGTTTTGAGGTTTCTTCCAACACAGTTTTGGTACAAGCCGTTTATGAAAATTATAAAAACAACCCAAAAGAGTTCGTTGACAGAATTGATAGAATGGGTTTAAACAAGCCGTTAGGATTGCCATTCCAAGGAGAAGGCAAACCTTATATACCGCAACCCGGCGACAAACATTGGAGTGCAATTTCACTGCCATGGATGGCTTTTGGATATGGTGTTTCGGTAACGCCTTTGCAGACTTTGACCTTGTATAATGCCGTTGCCAATAATGGTGAAATGGTAAAGCCACAATTTGTTTCAGAAATCAAAGAGTGGAATAAAGTCATCAAAAAATACAACAAAGAAGTCATCAACCCAAAAATCTGTTCGGATGAAACGGTTAAGAAACTAAAAGCGGTTTTAGAAAATGTAGTCAAAAGAGGAACAGGTTCCAAATTGTATTCCAAAGATTTTTCGATGGCAGGAAAGACCGGAACAGCGCAAGCCAATTACGGTAAAAACAGTGGAAACGACAAACATTATATTTCTTCTTTCGTTGGGTTTTTTCCAGCGGAAAACCCTAAATATTCTTGTATAGTTGTCGTTCACAAACCAAATACTTCAGGCAATAATTATTACGGAGCCGATGTGGCCGGACCGGTTTTCAAACGCGTAGCTCAAAAGATTTTTACCGATGCGCCATCAACGAATGAAGTCAAAAATCTGAACCAAAAAATCGCCAAGCAAGAGAAAGCCTATAAGGTTTACGAAGACAAGTCAAACATAGATGGAAAAACGATTCCAAATGTAAAAGGGATGAGCGGCATGGACGCTGTGGCACTTTTGGAAAACATGAAAGTGAAAGTAAAAGTCATTGGGTTTGGAAAAGTGAAAAGACAATCCATTCAACCCGGTTCCGCTTTAAGTAAAAATCAAATCATCATACTCGAATTATCGTGA
- the nadE gene encoding NAD(+) synthase — translation MAKKSKIKVGETNTHIVTWLKDYATKAKVNGFVIGISGGIDSAVTSTLCAQTGLTTLCIEMPIHQDPNQVSRGREHIEQLKERFPNVQNAETNLTEVFEAFKKAFPHSDNETKFNLSLANTRARLRMTTLYYFAGIHGLLVAGTGNKVEDFGVGFYTKYGDGGVDLSPIADLMKSDVYALGEYLEIPKSIQNAAPTDGLFGDSRTDEDQLGASYDELEWAMLETENNKKNEDFSGREKEVFEIYKKLNTINQHKMNPIPVCIIPIFLK, via the coding sequence ATGGCTAAAAAAAGTAAAATCAAAGTAGGGGAAACTAATACCCATATTGTTACATGGTTAAAGGATTATGCTACAAAAGCAAAAGTAAATGGTTTTGTGATTGGTATTTCAGGTGGTATTGATTCGGCCGTAACCTCAACATTGTGCGCCCAAACCGGATTAACAACTTTGTGTATCGAAATGCCGATTCACCAAGACCCAAATCAAGTAAGCCGTGGTAGAGAACACATTGAACAGTTGAAAGAGCGTTTTCCGAATGTTCAAAATGCAGAAACCAATTTAACTGAAGTTTTTGAAGCATTCAAGAAAGCCTTCCCTCATTCGGATAATGAAACCAAGTTTAATCTCTCGTTAGCCAATACAAGAGCACGATTGCGAATGACAACGTTATATTATTTTGCCGGAATTCATGGCTTGTTAGTTGCCGGGACAGGAAATAAAGTTGAGGATTTTGGGGTTGGGTTTTACACCAAATATGGCGATGGCGGTGTTGATTTGAGTCCGATTGCCGATTTAATGAAGAGTGATGTATATGCTTTGGGAGAATATTTAGAAATACCGAAGTCGATACAAAATGCAGCACCAACCGACGGTTTGTTTGGCGATTCAAGAACCGATGAAGACCAATTGGGAGCGAGTTATGACGAATTAGAATGGGCGATGTTAGAAACAGAAAACAACAAAAAAAATGAGGATTTTTCAGGAAGAGAGAAAGAAGTTTTTGAGATTTATAAGAAGTTAAATACAATAAATCAACACAAAATGAATCCAATTCCTGTATGTATAATCCCAATTTTTTTAAAATAA
- a CDS encoding alpha/beta fold hydrolase: MEGNFKKEGKYSYFEAGEGTPIVVLHGLMGGLSNFSGVANYFSSLGYKVVIPELPIYTQNILKTNVKAFARYVKDFITFKGFDRVILLGNSLGGHIALYHSKMYPEKVAGLVITGSSGLYESAMGDSYPKRGDYEYIKKKAEAVFYDPNVATKEIVDEVFSVVNDRIKVIKTLTIAKSAIRHNMAKDLPKMHVKTCIIWGKNDQVTPPEVAEEFHKLMPNSELYWIDKCGHAAMMEHPDEFNRLLHEWLKEVHL; this comes from the coding sequence ATGGAAGGAAATTTTAAAAAAGAGGGCAAGTATTCCTATTTCGAAGCTGGAGAAGGTACGCCAATCGTTGTTTTACATGGATTGATGGGCGGATTGAGTAATTTTAGCGGTGTTGCCAATTACTTTTCCTCACTAGGTTATAAAGTAGTTATTCCCGAGTTGCCCATTTACACCCAAAACATCTTAAAAACCAATGTCAAGGCTTTTGCCAGATATGTAAAAGATTTTATTACTTTTAAAGGTTTTGACCGCGTTATTCTTCTTGGAAATTCGCTTGGCGGACATATTGCTTTGTACCATTCCAAAATGTACCCAGAAAAAGTTGCAGGATTAGTAATTACAGGAAGTTCAGGCCTTTACGAAAGCGCCATGGGTGACAGTTACCCAAAGCGCGGTGATTATGAGTATATCAAAAAGAAAGCTGAAGCGGTTTTTTACGACCCAAATGTAGCCACAAAAGAAATTGTTGACGAAGTTTTTTCGGTGGTGAATGACCGTATCAAAGTGATTAAAACCTTGACGATTGCCAAAAGTGCGATTCGCCACAATATGGCTAAAGATTTACCTAAAATGCATGTAAAAACTTGTATCATTTGGGGTAAAAACGACCAAGTTACGCCACCGGAAGTAGCTGAAGAATTCCACAAATTAATGCCCAATTCTGAATTGTATTGGATTGACAAATGTGGTCATGCTGCAATGATGGAACATCCGGACGAATTTAACCGATTATTACATGAATGGTTAAAAGAAGTTCATTTATAA
- a CDS encoding RNA polymerase sigma factor: MKVINLHKDEKELIELAVENNRHAQHQIYSKFAPRMLSVCRQYIKDVHQAEDIMITAFMKVFTHLKNFEDKGSFEGWIRRIMVNECISFIRVQKKVKFIEDENYFEERYNNIESQFSVEDIQFLIDSLPDGYKMIFNLYAIEGFKHQEIATMLGISEGTSKSQLSHARKMLQENVKKLKNYSNGTE, encoded by the coding sequence ATGAAGGTAATCAACTTACATAAAGATGAAAAAGAATTAATCGAATTGGCTGTCGAAAACAATCGTCACGCGCAGCATCAGATTTATTCCAAATTCGCTCCAAGAATGTTGAGTGTTTGCCGTCAGTACATCAAAGATGTGCATCAAGCGGAAGACATTATGATCACGGCTTTTATGAAAGTGTTTACCCATTTGAAAAATTTTGAAGACAAAGGCAGTTTTGAAGGTTGGATTAGAAGAATTATGGTAAACGAATGTATCTCTTTCATAAGAGTTCAGAAAAAAGTAAAATTTATTGAAGACGAAAATTATTTTGAAGAAAGATATAACAACATCGAAAGCCAGTTTTCGGTTGAAGACATTCAGTTTTTGATTGACAGTTTACCCGATGGATACAAAATGATTTTCAATTTATATGCGATTGAAGGCTTTAAACACCAAGAAATTGCAACCATGTTAGGTATAAGCGAAGGTACTTCGAAATCTCAATTATCACACGCGCGAAAAATGTTGCAGGAGAATGTTAAAAAATTAAAAAATTACAGCAATGGAACCGAATAA
- the rsmH gene encoding 16S rRNA (cytosine(1402)-N(4))-methyltransferase RsmH, translating to MMMTMEYHNPVLLKETVDGLNIKPDGIYVDVTFGGGGHSKEILSRLGPNGRLFGFDQDEDALANTLPDERFTLIHENFRYIKRFLRFHGVKSVDGILADLGVSSHQFDVPERGFSTRFDADLDMRMSKRNELDAHKVINEYDDANLKRVFLDYGELKAAPAIARTIIEAREYKKINTTDELKMVLAKFLPDQFKNKILAQIYQAIRIEVNQEMEVLKEFLEQSLEILKPEGRLSVISYHSLEDRLVKRFMKNGLFEGEPERDFFGNFSVPFKLVGKLIVPDDAEIKINNRARSAKLRIAEKR from the coding sequence ATGATGATGACAATGGAATATCATAATCCGGTTTTGTTGAAGGAAACTGTCGATGGCTTGAATATCAAGCCCGATGGAATTTATGTTGATGTGACTTTTGGCGGTGGCGGACATTCAAAAGAAATTCTGAGTCGCTTAGGACCAAACGGAAGATTGTTCGGATTTGACCAAGATGAAGATGCGTTGGCCAATACTTTACCCGATGAAAGATTCACTTTGATTCACGAGAATTTCAGGTATATCAAGCGTTTTTTGAGATTTCACGGGGTGAAAAGTGTCGATGGTATTTTAGCCGATTTAGGGGTTTCGTCTCACCAATTTGATGTTCCTGAAAGAGGTTTTTCTACGCGTTTTGATGCCGATTTGGATATGAGAATGAGCAAAAGAAATGAACTCGATGCGCATAAAGTGATTAATGAGTATGATGATGCCAATTTAAAAAGAGTGTTTTTGGATTATGGCGAATTAAAAGCAGCGCCGGCCATTGCCAGAACCATTATCGAAGCCAGAGAATACAAAAAAATCAATACAACTGACGAATTAAAAATGGTTTTGGCCAAATTTTTACCGGATCAGTTTAAAAATAAAATCTTGGCTCAGATTTATCAAGCGATTAGAATTGAAGTAAACCAGGAGATGGAAGTGTTGAAAGAGTTTTTGGAACAATCACTTGAAATATTAAAACCGGAAGGAAGATTAAGCGTGATTTCCTATCATTCTTTAGAAGATAGATTGGTAAAACGCTTTATGAAAAATGGCTTATTTGAAGGAGAACCGGAACGCGATTTCTTTGGAAATTTTTCAGTACCGTTCAAGTTGGTTGGAAAACTAATTGTTCCTGACGATGCTGAAATCAAAATCAACAACAGAGCGCGTAGTGCCAAATTAAGAATAGCAGAAAAGCGATGA
- the dnaG gene encoding DNA primase, with protein sequence MITRETIDKVFETARVEEVIGDFVQLKRAGSNYKGLSPFSDERSPSFMVSPVKQIWKDFSSGKGGSVVTFLMEHEHFTYPEAIRFLANKYNIEIEETEVSQEDKIEANEKESLYLVSEFAKTYFHETLLNTEEGKAIGLSYFKERGFTNETIAKFGLGYSPESWDAFTKEALTKGYQLEFLEKVGLTITREDGKHFDRFKGRVMFPIQSLSGRNLGFGGRILTNDKKAAKYLNSPESDIYHKSKVLYGIFHAKQAIAKQNNCYLVEGYTDVIQLHQAGIENVVASSGTALTPDQIRLINRLTKNITVLFDGDAAGLRASVRGIDLILEEGMNVKVCTFPDGDDPDSFARKNSYEDLVHYLENDAKDFIQFKASLLMNEANNDPIKKAELIRDMVVSISKIPDRIKREIYIQETARIMDISEQVIRDTLAQIMQKDISEAGKKLKNSETSGQTAFEVVKNEPKVIQDKVDIIYDLERKIIEMLLLYGSHEADFDDFILKANEEGEMLEEKETNTFKVFQRIYLSLQEDEVELANPMFQGIYTDLINYYNQNEEFNVEHYLMQLSPEHSQMVTDILMSEERELLHNWETKHIYVKTKTQNVSQYVSETIISLREYLINKLILDLMNNFSKEEESDSGEIMATINDYNKLKVSLTNKIGRIRSTYI encoded by the coding sequence GTGATTACCCGCGAAACTATAGACAAAGTATTTGAAACCGCACGTGTGGAAGAAGTTATTGGTGATTTCGTCCAACTCAAACGCGCGGGAAGTAATTACAAAGGTTTGAGTCCGTTTTCGGATGAGCGCTCACCGTCGTTTATGGTGTCGCCTGTAAAGCAAATTTGGAAAGACTTTAGTTCGGGAAAAGGCGGAAGTGTCGTGACTTTCCTGATGGAACACGAGCATTTCACTTATCCGGAAGCGATTCGTTTTTTGGCCAATAAATACAATATCGAAATCGAAGAAACCGAAGTTTCTCAAGAAGATAAAATCGAAGCCAATGAAAAGGAAAGTCTTTATTTGGTGTCTGAATTTGCCAAAACCTATTTCCACGAAACCCTTTTAAATACTGAAGAAGGCAAAGCCATTGGGTTGTCTTATTTCAAAGAAAGAGGTTTTACCAATGAAACGATTGCCAAATTTGGGTTAGGTTATTCGCCTGAATCTTGGGATGCTTTTACTAAAGAAGCGTTAACCAAAGGTTACCAATTAGAATTTTTAGAAAAAGTCGGATTGACCATCACCAGAGAAGACGGAAAGCACTTCGACCGATTCAAAGGCAGAGTGATGTTTCCGATTCAAAGTTTGTCAGGTAGAAATTTAGGTTTCGGCGGCAGAATTTTGACCAATGATAAAAAAGCAGCCAAATATCTCAATTCACCCGAAAGTGATATTTACCATAAGAGTAAAGTTTTGTATGGAATTTTCCATGCCAAACAAGCCATTGCCAAGCAAAATAACTGTTATTTAGTTGAGGGTTATACCGATGTGATTCAGTTGCATCAAGCCGGAATTGAAAATGTCGTTGCTTCTTCGGGAACTGCTTTAACACCGGATCAAATACGATTAATCAATCGATTGACTAAAAATATCACGGTGCTTTTTGACGGCGATGCAGCAGGTTTACGAGCTTCTGTTCGTGGAATCGATTTGATTTTGGAGGAAGGTATGAACGTCAAAGTCTGTACTTTCCCCGATGGTGATGATCCCGATAGTTTTGCCAGAAAGAATTCTTATGAGGATTTGGTGCACTATTTAGAGAACGATGCCAAAGATTTTATTCAGTTCAAGGCCTCGCTTTTGATGAATGAAGCCAATAATGATCCAATCAAGAAAGCCGAATTGATTCGCGATATGGTCGTCAGTATTTCCAAAATTCCGGACCGAATCAAAAGAGAAATCTACATTCAGGAAACGGCCCGAATCATGGATATTTCTGAGCAGGTAATTCGTGATACTTTGGCTCAAATAATGCAAAAAGACATTTCGGAAGCAGGCAAAAAGCTCAAAAATTCTGAGACTTCGGGACAAACCGCTTTTGAAGTTGTTAAGAATGAACCAAAAGTTATTCAGGACAAAGTTGATATTATCTATGATTTGGAACGAAAAATAATTGAGATGTTGTTGCTTTATGGTTCGCATGAAGCCGATTTTGATGACTTTATTCTAAAAGCTAATGAGGAAGGTGAAATGTTAGAAGAAAAGGAAACCAACACCTTTAAAGTGTTCCAGCGAATCTATCTGAGTTTGCAAGAAGACGAAGTAGAATTGGCAAATCCAATGTTTCAAGGAATTTATACCGATTTGATTAACTATTACAACCAAAACGAAGAGTTCAATGTTGAGCATTATTTAATGCAATTGTCTCCGGAACATTCTCAAATGGTAACTGATATTTTAATGTCGGAAGAAAGAGAACTGTTGCACAATTGGGAAACCAAACATATTTACGTCAAAACCAAAACCCAAAACGTAAGTCAGTATGTTTCCGAAACCATTATTTCACTACGCGAATATTTAATCAATAAACTGATATTAGACTTGATGAATAATTTCAGCAAAGAAGAAGAAAGTGATTCTGGAGAAATTATGGCAACCATTAATGATTACAACAAATTAAAAGTCAGTTTAACCAATAAAATAGGCAGAATACGGTCAACTTACATATAA
- a CDS encoding response regulator transcription factor, which translates to MINVCIADNFPVVHFGMKAYFKDHPEISIVSNVGNFFMVPDALRNKEIDVLIIDLELEGLKSIYELKSIIRNFPKTKVVVFSSLSEHIYAPNAIKAGCAGYVHKTSKLENLGITIVKVSQGQIILNEEIKRNLALIAKQNKSERLYRKLSNREIEVLRFLSDGKKNNEIAKILTLNEKTISTYKLRLLTKLNVTNLVDLVNKAKTLEIV; encoded by the coding sequence ATGATAAATGTATGTATTGCGGATAACTTTCCGGTTGTACACTTTGGAATGAAAGCCTACTTCAAGGATCACCCTGAAATAAGCATCGTTTCCAACGTAGGAAATTTTTTTATGGTTCCCGATGCTTTAAGAAACAAAGAAATTGACGTCTTAATCATCGATTTAGAGCTTGAAGGATTAAAGAGTATTTATGAACTCAAGTCAATCATCAGAAATTTTCCAAAAACTAAAGTTGTCGTCTTCAGTAGTTTGTCAGAACACATTTATGCGCCTAACGCTATTAAAGCAGGTTGTGCAGGATATGTTCATAAGACATCAAAGCTTGAAAATTTAGGGATCACCATTGTCAAAGTAAGTCAAGGACAGATTATCCTAAATGAAGAGATCAAGAGAAACCTAGCGTTGATTGCTAAGCAGAACAAATCAGAGCGTTTGTACCGAAAACTTTCGAACAGAGAGATTGAGGTATTGCGTTTCTTAAGCGACGGCAAGAAAAACAACGAGATTGCAAAAATCTTAACGCTTAATGAGAAAACCATCAGTACTTATAAACTTCGTTTATTGACGAAGCTAAATGTGACTAACTTGGTAGACCTTGTTAATAAAGCTAAGACTTTGGAAATCGTTTAA
- the mraZ gene encoding division/cell wall cluster transcriptional repressor MraZ: MNSIIGTYECKVDAKGRLMIPSALKKQLANSLQDGFVLKRSVFQPCLELYPMIEWNLMMQKINKLNRFVKKNNDFIRRFTAGVKVVEVDDLGRLLIPKDLVAFGHISKDIVLSSAVNIVEIWDKDLYEKSIAGDDIDFADLAEDVMGNINDDDNGIS, from the coding sequence TTGAACTCCATAATCGGAACATATGAGTGCAAAGTTGACGCCAAAGGAAGGTTGATGATTCCTTCGGCTTTAAAGAAGCAACTGGCTAATTCTCTTCAAGATGGCTTCGTCTTGAAGCGTTCTGTGTTTCAACCGTGTTTGGAATTATATCCGATGATTGAATGGAATTTGATGATGCAAAAGATCAACAAACTCAATCGATTTGTAAAGAAAAACAATGATTTCATTCGTCGTTTTACGGCCGGAGTGAAAGTAGTGGAAGTTGACGATTTGGGCCGATTGTTAATTCCGAAAGATTTAGTGGCTTTTGGTCACATTTCAAAAGATATAGTGCTTTCGTCAGCGGTGAACATCGTTGAGATTTGGGATAAAGATTTATACGAGAAATCAATTGCAGGCGATGATATCGATTTTGCTGATTTGGCAGAAGATGTAATGGGAAATATAAATGATGATGACAATGGAATATCATAA